A window of the Canis lupus baileyi chromosome 1, mCanLup2.hap1, whole genome shotgun sequence genome harbors these coding sequences:
- the LOC140642579 gene encoding olfactory receptor 6Z7-like has protein sequence MERSLELGNMTRVQEFVLLGLSTRPGIRNALFAVFLTLYLLTLLENTLIIYLICSHSELHKPMYFFLGNLSCLEMCYVSVTMPSLLLGLWTGPCHVPFTACIIQLFLFIAFISTKCTLLATMAYDRYVAICHPLHYPLLMRPQVCLGLALSSWLGGLLVSVVKTSCIASLSYCGPNVLNHFFCDVSPLLNLSCTHVALTELVDFISAIIIFCGSLLVALASYVAIGNTVLHMPSAATRRKALSTCASHLLVVGMFYAVVLFIYSHPRHINSTGLSKVLSVIYTMVTPMCSPIIYCLRNREVHVALQKTLHLCWVSSVRTDLAHS, from the coding sequence ATGGAGAGGTCCCTGGAGTTGGGCAACATGACCAGAGTCCAGGAGTTTGTCTTGCTGGGTTTGTCCACCAGGCCGGGCATAAGGAATGCCCTGTTTGCTGTCTTCCTGACCCTCTACCTGCTGACCCTCCTGGAAAACACCCTCATCATCTACCTCATCTGCAGTCACAGCGAGCTCCACAAGCCCATGTACTTCTTCTTGGGTAACCTGAGCTGCCTAGAGATGTGCTATGTGTCAGTGACCATGCCCAGTCTGCTCCTGGGGCTTTGGACTGGACCCTGCCATGTACCCTTCACAGCCTGCATAATTCAGCTTTTTTTATTCATAGCTTTCATTAGTACCAAGTGCACCCTCCTGGCCACCATGGCTTATgatcgctatgtggccatctgccaccCACTCCACTACCCACTGCTTATGAGGCCCCAGGTCTGCCTGGGCTTGGCTTTGTCCTCATGGCTTGGGGGGCTGCTGGTCTCAGTGGTAAAGACATCTTGCATTGCCAGCCTGTCCTACTGTGGCCCCAATGTCCTCAACCACTTCTTCTGTGACGTCTCCCCTCTGCTCAACCTGTCTTGCACCCATGTGGCCCTGACGGAGCTGGTGGACTTCATCTCTGCCATCATTATCTTCTGTGGGTCATTACTAGTTGCTTTGGCCTCCTATGTAGCCATTGGGAACACTGTGCTCCACATGCCATCGGCAGCCACCCGTCGCAAAGCcctctccacctgtgcctcacaccTGTTGGTGGTGGGCATGTTCTACGCAGTGGTCCTCTTCATATATTCCCACCCCAGACACATCAATTCTACAGGGCTCAGCAAGGTGCTGTCAGTCATCTATACGATGGTCACACCCATGTGCAGCCCTATCATCTACTGCCTGCGGAACAGAGAGGTCCACGTCGCGCTGCAGAAAACTCTCCACTTGTGCTGGGTCTCTTCAGTTAGAACTGACCTTGCCCACTCTTGA
- the LOC140642585 gene encoding olfactory receptor 6Z7-like, whose product MERSLELGNMTRVQEFVLLGLSTRPGIRNALFAVFLTLYLLTLLENTLIIYLICSHSELHKPMYFFLGNLSCLEMCYVSVTMPSLLLGLWTGPCHVPFTACMTQLFFFISLICMECTLLASMAYDRYVAICHPLHYPLLMRPQVCLGLALSSWLGGLLVSVVKTSCIASLSYCGPNVLNHFFCDVSPLLNLSCTHVALTELVDFISAIIILWGSLLVAIASYVAIGRAVLCMSSAVAHRKALSTCASHLVVVGIFYAATLFIYARPSRIEAMDLNKVLSVIYTVVTPMCNPIIYCLRNREVQAAFHRTLHWSRS is encoded by the coding sequence ATGGAGAGGTCCCTGGAGTTGGGCAACATGACCAGAGTCCAGGAGTTTGTCTTGCTGGGTTTGTCCACCAGGCCGGGCATAAGGAATGCCCTGTTTGCTGTCTTCCTGACCCTCTACCTGCTGACCCTCCTGGAAAACACCCTCATCATCTACCTCATCTGCAGTCACAGCGAGCTCCACAAGCCCATGTACTTCTTCTTGGGTAACCTGAGCTGCCTAGAGATGTGCTATGTGTCAGTGACCATGCCCAGCCTGCTCCTGGGGCTTTGGACTGGACCCTGCCATGTACCCTTCACAGCCTGCATGACCCAgctcttcttcttcatctctctcaTCTGCATGGAGTGCACTCTCCTGGCCTCCATGGCTTATgatcgctatgtggccatctgccaccCACTCCACTACCCACTGCTTATGAGGCCCCAGGTCTGCCTGGGCTTGGCTTTGTCCTCATGGCTTGGGGGGCTGCTGGTCTCAGTGGTAAAGACATCTTGCATTGCCAGCCTGTCCTACTGTGGCCCCAATGTCCTCAACCACTTCTTCTGTGACGTCTCCCCTCTGCTTAACCTGTCTTGCACCCACGTGGCTCTGACAGAGCTGGTGGACTTCATCTCTGCCATCATCATTCTCTGGGGTTCTCTCCTTGTGGCTATAGCGTCCTATGTAGCCATCGGGAGGGCTGTGCTCTGCATGTCATCAGCTGTTGCCCATCGCAAAGCTctctccacctgtgcctcacaccTGGTGGTGGTCGGCATCTTCTATGCAGCCACTCTCTTCATCTACGCCCGTCCCAGCCGCATAGAAGCCATGGACCTCAACAAGGTGCTGTCAGTCATCTATACAGTGGTCACGCCCATGTGCAACCCCATCATCTACTGCCTGCGTAACAGGGAGGTCCAGGCAGCATTCCACAGAACCCTACACTGGTCCCGAAGCTGA